One segment of Pseudodesulfovibrio sp. 5S69 DNA contains the following:
- a CDS encoding helix-turn-helix domain-containing protein: MSNALKVKDVARILNCSESLVRTPAMLAALGAFRIGKRGIRFHHELLKAYIARGQLGHAEKAPISDEGGSRSDLTDRHGIW; encoded by the coding sequence ATGTCGAACGCATTGAAGGTCAAGGATGTCGCCCGAATTCTGAATTGTTCGGAAAGCCTGGTCAGGACTCCGGCCATGCTTGCCGCGCTGGGGGCTTTTCGGATCGGTAAACGGGGCATCCGATTTCACCATGAGCTGCTCAAGGCGTACATCGCCAGGGGACAGCTCGGCCATGCAGAAAAGGCGCCAATCTCGGACGAAGGCGGAAGCCGGTCCGATTTGACGGATCGTCATGGCATTTGGTAA